TTTTAGAGATTGGACCCGGAGATGGGTCGCTTACGGAAAAAATATTTCCCAATGTAAAAGAAATGGCTGTCATTGAAATAGATCCCTTGCTTATCAAGCACCTTTCGATCCGATCTGACTTAAAAGGGCTTCAAATCGTTCACGGTGATGTGCTGCTCCAAAATATTGAAGATATCCTCATTTCAAACCCCGTTCGCGTTGTGGGAAATATTCCCTACAACATTACCTCCCCTATTATTTTCTGGCTTATCGAACAATTGGATTTTTGGAATGATGCATTTATCATGATGCAGAAAGAAGTAGGGCAGCGTTTGACAGCCAAAATAGGTACAAAGGAATATAGTCGTCTTTCTATTATTGTTGGTGTTTATCTGGATGTTGAAATGTGTTTCAAAATTCCACCGGATGTTTTTTATCCCAAACCCAAAGTGGACTCTACAATTATCCGATTTACTAAAAAAGAAAAACCAATTGTTTCAGATGATCAATTCATAAAATTCAATAAAA
The sequence above is drawn from the Candidatus Neomarinimicrobiota bacterium genome and encodes:
- the rsmA gene encoding 16S rRNA (adenine(1518)-N(6)/adenine(1519)-N(6))-dimethyltransferase RsmA, with translation MKKSHPFRKKWGQNFLTDTNLLDRIVRTVDPQENDSILEIGPGDGSLTEKIFPNVKEMAVIEIDPLLIKHLSIRSDLKGLQIVHGDVLLQNIEDILISNPVRVVGNIPYNITSPIIFWLIEQLDFWNDAFIMMQKEVGQRLTAKIGTKEYSRLSIIVGVYLDVEMCFKIPPDVFYPKPKVDSTIIRFTKKEKPIVSDDQFIKFNKIVKAAFSMRRKMLRNSLSGFDIPDNIREEIDFTRRPETLSIAEFAKLLN